From Anaerolineae bacterium:
CGTCGTCCGGCACCTCGTCCAGCAGGTCCCGCACCTCCTCTGGGTTGGTGTCCCTTTGGTCCACCACCACCGCTCGAGGCCGAAGCTCTCTCACCGCGGAGGCAACGGCAGACGCGTGGCCCAGCACCACATCGTACTCGGGGAGCTCCTCGGCCAGGGAGGCCCGGACCTCCTCCCGACCCAGGCAAAGCAGTATGTCCCGGCTCAGCCCCTGCTTCTGCAGCTCTTCCCAGTACGACGGCGGGATGCCGCGAGTGGCGGGCACTGCTTCTTGGCTAGCCGGGGCGAAACTGACGAAGAAGGTGCTACCTCGACCCACCTGGCTGGTAGCCCAGACACGACCCCCATGCATCTGCACCAGCCGGCGAGAGATGGCCAGACCCAGGCCTGTGCCCTCTACCGGCCGGCCGCCGGGGGCATCCAGGCGCACGAACTCCTCGAAGATGCGGTCAAGCTTGTCTTCAGGGATGCCGGGGCCGGTGTCGGACACGCTGAGGAGTACCTCGCCCCGGTGGCGGTACACCCGAAGGGTGATCTTCCCCTCGTCGGTGAAGCGGACGGCGTTGTTGAGCAGATTCAGGACCACCTGGCGCACCCGAGTCCGGTCCAGGTAGAGAGGAGGGAGGTCGTCCTCGTAGTGCTCTTCCAGCGCTAGCCCTTTGCGTTCCTGCCAGGGGCGAACGATGCTGGCCGCCTCGCGCGCCACGGTCGCCAGGTCGCAGTACTCGCGCCTGAGAAGCAGCCGGTGGGCTTCGATCTGGGCCAGGTCCAGGATGTCGTCTATCAGCCGGGAGAGGTGACTGCTACTGCGGTAGATCTCGGTCAGGTCCTGGAGCAGGCGGGGTGGCCAGGGCTGGGTGCTGTAGACCTCGGGGCTGTTCACCATGAGCTCGCTGAAGCCCACGATGTAGTTGAGGGGAGCCCGGAGCTCATGGCTGACCATGTTGACGAACTCGGTCTTGAGCCGGCGAGCCTCCACCAACTCCGCCTGAGTCTGGGCCAAAGCGTGGTTGGTGCGCTCGAGAAGGTAGTAGGCGTTCCTCATGGCAGTGACAGCCTTGATCGCCTCCCTCCGACGATCCTGCGAATCGGCCGCCGCCTTCTCGGCCCGGTGGGCGGCGGAGCGAGCCCAGGAGAAGGCGGTCTGGAACTGATGAGAAGACGCCAGGCTGGCGGCAGACACCAGGAGAACGCTGGCCAGAGATGCTTCCAGCGGGAGGCCGCCGGGCGGGCCTAGCCGGGCCTGGAGGAGGAGGCCCAGGGCAAGGTAGCCCCCCGTGAGCAGGGTCAGCGGCGCGGACATGGCCGAGACCAGCACCACCAGGGCCGGAAGCATGGCCAGTGACAGAACGCCGCCGACGAGGTGCACCTCCAGCAGGACGGCGGTGGACAAGCAGAGGGTCACCGCGAGGGCCGCCCAGCCGAAGTGCCGCCGGAGGAGCGCGCCTCCCAACACCACCGCGGCCAGCACGGCAACGAGGACGGGCCAGGTCCGCTCCCAGCGGCTGTCGTGGGAGAAGAACCGCATGGCCGCCGACCAGACCAGTACCGCCCCCACCACGATCAGGAGCTTGAGGTACTGCCGCCTCAGGTCCTGCAGGTCACGCGCCAGAAGCTCCGTTCTCGCACTCATGGGTCCCGGCTCCCCCAGTCGGCTGCATGCGCACCCTAAGAAGGGCAGCAATAACGGCTGCGAGCATTATAGCTGCTTGATCGCCGGGGCGGGAATCGCTGCCGCTCGTGCGCTCGGGTTCAGCCGCCTGTCCCGTCTACATGGCGCTGAAGCGCAACGAGCGAGTGTCGGTCTCCATCCCGGTGCGCTCCACCAGCGGGCCGTACAGCTCCGGGCGGCGCGTGCGCATCCAGCGCAACCCGGTGCACTGGTCCCGCAAGGAGGCGTCCAGGTCGGCCACCACCATCTCGTCGCGGGCCTTCCACGTCTCCGCCAGAATGCGGCCGTAAGGGTCGAGGATCATCGAGTTGCCGGTGCGGATCTCGTCATCGTCCACCCCCACGCCGTTGGCGAACACCAAGAAGAGGCCGTTGTCGTGGGCTCGGGCCGGTAGCCACCGCATCAGCCACTGCCGGCCTTTGGGGCCCCGAAACTCGGCCTCTATGGCCTCCGGATCGGCCTCCCGGTTGTCCCAGAGGGCCCGGTCCACCCGGCCCA
This genomic window contains:
- a CDS encoding hybrid sensor histidine kinase/response regulator; amino-acid sequence: MSARTELLARDLQDLRRQYLKLLIVVGAVLVWSAAMRFFSHDSRWERTWPVLVAVLAAVVLGGALLRRHFGWAALAVTLCLSTAVLLEVHLVGGVLSLAMLPALVVLVSAMSAPLTLLTGGYLALGLLLQARLGPPGGLPLEASLASVLLVSAASLASSHQFQTAFSWARSAAHRAEKAAADSQDRRREAIKAVTAMRNAYYLLERTNHALAQTQAELVEARRLKTEFVNMVSHELRAPLNYIVGFSELMVNSPEVYSTQPWPPRLLQDLTEIYRSSSHLSRLIDDILDLAQIEAHRLLLRREYCDLATVAREAASIVRPWQERKGLALEEHYEDDLPPLYLDRTRVRQVVLNLLNNAVRFTDEGKITLRVYRHRGEVLLSVSDTGPGIPEDKLDRIFEEFVRLDAPGGRPVEGTGLGLAISRRLVQMHGGRVWATSQVGRGSTFFVSFAPASQEAVPATRGIPPSYWEELQKQGLSRDILLCLGREEVRASLAEELPEYDVVLGHASAVASAVRELRPRAVVVDQRDTNPEEVRDLLDEVPDDVPVVSLSLHGSGEDRLEGTEAHLVKPVSRARLLETLARVCPGAEEVLVVDDDPRMQRFIRATLESADRRYRVYAVGSAAEALQRVRLGSTHVILLDLRLPDMDGTDLLRLLRRDGALKQVPVITVSAVVNPGEDLSESRETFAVSCKRRLGKPQVMQLLRTSLDEIPPRRHWEELEPEPAAGGGG